The Streptomyces camelliae genome window below encodes:
- the cobT gene encoding nicotinate-nucleotide--dimethylbenzimidazole phosphoribosyltransferase, whose amino-acid sequence MSRLNLDDFTDLIERPDGGVRRDAEARRERQIVPPGALGRLDELGEWLAAAQGAVPVRPVERPRVVLFAGDHGIAELNVSARPAGSAEQLVRAVLEGASPVSVLARRFEVPVRVVDMALDCAPDAFPEDVVRHRVRRGSGRIDIEDALTLEEAEAALRAGIAIADEEADSGTDLVVLGDISVGGTTAASVLIAALCGTDASVVTGRGGLAIDDLAWMRKCAAIRDALRRARPVLGDQTQLLATVGGADLAAMTGFLLQCAARKLPVILDGVVAAACALVGQRVAFRAPDWWLAGHDSGEPGQAKALDRMALEPLLEQGLRVGEGAGALLALPLVRSAAALAAELPEKPQEPAEKEPEEPSEKTEESSEETEE is encoded by the coding sequence ATGAGCAGGCTTAATCTGGACGACTTCACCGATCTGATCGAGCGCCCGGACGGGGGCGTGCGCCGTGACGCCGAGGCCCGGCGGGAGCGCCAGATCGTGCCGCCCGGGGCGCTGGGCCGCCTCGACGAGCTGGGCGAGTGGCTGGCCGCCGCGCAGGGCGCCGTACCGGTACGGCCCGTCGAACGGCCCCGCGTGGTCCTCTTCGCCGGTGACCACGGCATCGCCGAGCTGAACGTCTCGGCGCGGCCCGCGGGCAGCGCGGAGCAGCTGGTGCGGGCGGTGCTGGAGGGTGCGAGCCCGGTGTCCGTGCTCGCACGGCGCTTCGAGGTTCCGGTACGAGTCGTGGACATGGCCCTGGACTGCGCACCGGACGCCTTCCCCGAGGACGTCGTACGGCACCGGGTGCGGCGGGGCAGCGGCCGTATCGACATCGAGGACGCGCTCACCCTGGAGGAGGCCGAGGCGGCCCTGCGGGCGGGGATCGCGATCGCCGACGAGGAGGCCGACTCGGGTACCGACCTGGTGGTGCTCGGCGACATCAGCGTGGGCGGGACCACGGCGGCGTCGGTGCTGATCGCCGCGCTGTGCGGGACCGACGCGTCGGTGGTGACCGGGCGGGGCGGGCTCGCGATCGACGACCTGGCGTGGATGCGCAAGTGCGCGGCGATCCGGGACGCGCTGCGGCGGGCGCGGCCGGTGCTCGGTGACCAGACGCAGCTGCTGGCGACCGTGGGCGGGGCGGACCTGGCCGCGATGACCGGGTTCCTGCTGCAGTGCGCGGCGCGGAAGCTGCCGGTGATCCTGGACGGCGTCGTGGCCGCGGCCTGCGCGCTGGTCGGCCAGCGGGTCGCGTTCCGGGCGCCGGACTGGTGGCTGGCCGGGCACGACAGCGGGGAGCCGGGGCAGGCGAAGGCGCTGGACCGGATGGCACTGGAGCCGCTGCTGGAGCAGGGCCTGAGGGTCGGCGAGGGAGCGGGCGCGCTGCTGGCCCTGCCCCTCGTCCGCTCCGCGGCGGCCCTGGCGGCGGAACTCCCCGAGAAGCCGCAGGAGCCGGCCGAGAAGGAGCCGGAGGAGCCCTCGGAGAAGACAGAGGAGTCCTCGGAGGAGACAGAGGAGTAG
- a CDS encoding DUF3043 domain-containing protein, which translates to MRVERLPLGFVFRSRAKEEKAPADKAQAADSKQPRDPQAPKGRPTPKRSEAQSQRRSVANTPMTRKDAAKRQREDRRQALERQRQALATGDERYLPARDKGPVRRFARDWVDSRFNVAEFFLPLAIVILVLSVVRVGAIQSIALLLWLVVIVLIVVDAAVSGFRLKKRLKERFPDQNTRGAVAYALMRSLQMRRLRLPKPQVKRGEKP; encoded by the coding sequence ATGCGGGTGGAGCGCTTACCCTTGGGTTTTGTGTTCCGTAGCCGTGCCAAGGAAGAGAAGGCCCCCGCCGACAAGGCGCAGGCAGCCGACTCCAAGCAGCCCCGTGACCCGCAGGCCCCGAAGGGCAGGCCCACGCCCAAGCGCAGTGAGGCCCAGTCCCAGCGCCGCAGCGTCGCCAACACGCCGATGACCCGCAAGGACGCCGCGAAGCGTCAGCGCGAGGACCGGCGCCAGGCGCTGGAGCGCCAGCGCCAGGCCCTGGCCACCGGCGACGAGCGGTATCTGCCGGCCCGGGACAAGGGCCCGGTGCGCCGCTTCGCCCGGGACTGGGTGGACTCGCGGTTCAACGTGGCGGAGTTCTTCCTGCCGCTGGCCATCGTGATCCTCGTGCTGAGCGTGGTCCGGGTGGGCGCGATCCAGAGCATCGCGCTGCTGCTGTGGCTGGTCGTGATCGTGCTGATCGTGGTGGACGCGGCGGTCAGCGGCTTCCGCCTGAAGAAGCGCCTCAAGGAGCGCTTCCCCGACCAGAACACCCGGGGCGCGGTCGCCTACGCTCTGATGCGCTCCCTCCAGATGCGCCGGCTCCGGCTGCCGAAGCCGCAGGTCAAGCGCGGAGAGAAGCCCTGA
- a CDS encoding class I SAM-dependent methyltransferase: protein MARQLDEQIAGRFPVGQRLRVLDVGMGQGTQALRLARLGHQVTGVEQDPTMIDAARTALAAQPEGIRERVRLVQGDGRDTGVHFLPGSFDVVLCHGVLMYVEEPDPLVAGLARMLAPGGLLSLLVRNGDALAMRPGLSGDWAGALAAFDTTAYRNRLGLDVRADRLATLTATLAGIGAPLHAWYGVRVLSDTAADDAPVPDDVETLLAAEERAGRTDPYRGVAALLHLCGVRG from the coding sequence GTGGCCCGGCAGCTGGACGAGCAGATAGCCGGGCGGTTCCCGGTCGGGCAGCGGCTGCGGGTGCTCGACGTCGGCATGGGCCAGGGCACGCAGGCGCTGCGGCTGGCCCGGCTCGGCCATCAGGTGACCGGTGTCGAGCAGGACCCGACGATGATCGACGCGGCGCGTACGGCACTGGCCGCGCAGCCGGAGGGCATCCGCGAGCGGGTCCGGCTGGTGCAGGGCGACGGGCGGGACACCGGCGTGCACTTCCTGCCGGGCAGCTTCGACGTGGTGCTGTGCCACGGGGTGCTGATGTACGTCGAGGAGCCCGATCCGCTGGTGGCGGGGCTGGCCCGGATGCTGGCCCCCGGCGGCCTGCTCTCCCTGCTGGTCCGCAACGGCGACGCGCTCGCCATGCGGCCGGGCCTGTCCGGGGACTGGGCGGGCGCGCTGGCGGCGTTCGACACCACCGCGTACCGCAACCGCCTCGGCCTGGACGTGCGGGCCGACCGGCTGGCCACGCTGACCGCGACGCTCGCCGGGATCGGGGCCCCGCTGCACGCCTGGTACGGCGTCCGGGTCCTCTCGGACACGGCCGCGGACGACGCGCCGGTCCCGGACGACGTCGAGACCCTGCTGGCAGCCGAGGAGCGCGCCGGACGCACGGACCCCTACCGCGGGGTGGCGGCGCTGCTGCACCTGTGCGGCGTACGCGGCTGA
- a CDS encoding class I SAM-dependent methyltransferase, which translates to MPTSPRTTTPQAADPYHEPRRENCPWCGGERLRTRARAAAPGRRGPGTCVMDECRDCGHAFQNPRFTVEGLALYHRDFRAARNPSPRAVRRRHRAAARTVLPLAEPESWLDVGTGHAGFPEAAREVFPYTSFDGLDPTPRVEQARLAGRVEEAHIGDLTNPWILPHLYARYDVVSMFRHLEHIPDPRAELRAALTALRPGGHLLLELPNPQSAFALLLGRRWPPYRQPRHLHLPPLANLCAELENQGCDILTTDRRTLSSHTYRIVARKPTEPS; encoded by the coding sequence ATGCCGACCTCGCCCCGGACCACCACCCCTCAGGCCGCCGACCCGTACCACGAGCCACGCCGCGAGAACTGCCCCTGGTGCGGCGGCGAGCGCCTGCGCACCCGGGCGCGGGCCGCCGCGCCCGGCCGGCGCGGTCCGGGCACCTGTGTCATGGACGAGTGCCGCGACTGCGGGCACGCCTTCCAGAACCCCCGGTTCACGGTGGAGGGCCTCGCCCTGTACCACCGGGACTTCCGCGCGGCCCGGAATCCCTCCCCCCGGGCGGTCCGGCGCCGGCACCGCGCGGCGGCCCGTACGGTGCTGCCGCTGGCCGAGCCGGAGAGCTGGCTGGACGTGGGCACGGGGCACGCCGGCTTCCCGGAGGCGGCCCGGGAGGTCTTCCCGTACACGTCCTTCGACGGCCTGGACCCGACGCCGAGGGTCGAACAGGCGAGGCTGGCGGGCCGCGTCGAGGAAGCCCACATCGGCGACCTCACGAACCCCTGGATCCTGCCCCACCTGTACGCCCGCTACGACGTGGTCAGCATGTTCCGCCACCTGGAGCACATCCCCGACCCGCGCGCCGAACTCCGCGCGGCCCTGACCGCCCTACGACCCGGCGGCCACCTCCTCCTCGAACTCCCCAATCCCCAAAGCGCGTTCGCACTCCTCCTGGGCCGGCGCTGGCCCCCCTACCGCCAACCCCGCCACCTGCACCTACCACCCCTCGCCAACCTGTGCGCGGAGCTGGAGAACCAGGGCTGCGACATCCTCACGACCGACCGCCGGACGCTCTCCTCGCACACCTACAGAATCGTGGCGCGCAAGCCCACGGAACCCTCGTGA
- a CDS encoding S1C family serine protease, with translation MDASRTRARTRVLGRAVPATALVCCALLAAGFAAGCSPTATPATQDTATAARTAVPMAATDLQNQYQKVIKEVLPSVVQIQASHELGSGVVYDDRGHIVTNAHVVGREKTFKVTTANNEEPLTATLVYSYPDQDLAVVKLDKVPSGLKPAAFGDSEKVEVGQIVLAMGSPLGLSSSVTQGIVSAVGRTVSENSTGGGTGATIANMVQTSAAINPGNSGGALVNLAGQVIGIPTLAAADPSLGGSAAPGIGFAIPASMVKTIAGQIVKEGKVTDSGRAALNIAGRTVVDERYQPAGVAVVSTKPGGAADKAGLRAGDIITKLGDRSITTITSLSVALAADQPGRRTTVTYQRNGTEKTADVTLGAQ, from the coding sequence ATGGACGCTTCCCGTACCCGTGCCCGTACCCGTGTCCTCGGCAGGGCCGTGCCCGCCACCGCGCTGGTGTGCTGCGCGCTCCTGGCCGCCGGGTTCGCCGCCGGCTGCTCGCCGACCGCCACACCGGCCACCCAGGACACCGCGACGGCCGCACGGACGGCCGTGCCGATGGCGGCGACCGACCTGCAGAACCAGTACCAGAAGGTGATCAAGGAGGTGCTGCCGTCGGTCGTGCAGATCCAGGCGAGCCACGAGCTGGGCTCCGGGGTGGTGTACGACGACCGGGGGCACATCGTCACCAACGCGCACGTGGTCGGGCGGGAGAAGACCTTCAAGGTGACGACGGCCAACAACGAGGAGCCGCTCACCGCGACGCTGGTGTACTCCTATCCCGACCAGGACCTGGCCGTGGTCAAGCTGGACAAGGTGCCGTCCGGACTGAAGCCGGCGGCGTTCGGCGACTCCGAGAAGGTGGAGGTCGGCCAGATCGTGCTGGCGATGGGCTCGCCGCTCGGGCTGTCGTCCAGCGTGACGCAGGGCATCGTCTCGGCGGTCGGACGGACCGTCAGCGAGAACAGCACCGGCGGGGGCACGGGCGCGACGATCGCGAACATGGTGCAGACCTCGGCCGCCATCAACCCCGGCAACAGCGGCGGCGCCCTGGTCAACCTGGCCGGGCAGGTCATCGGCATCCCGACGCTCGCCGCCGCCGACCCCTCCCTCGGGGGCAGCGCGGCGCCCGGCATCGGGTTCGCCATCCCGGCGTCGATGGTGAAGACGATCGCGGGTCAGATCGTCAAGGAGGGCAAGGTCACCGACTCGGGGCGGGCCGCGCTCAACATCGCCGGGCGGACGGTCGTGGACGAGAGGTACCAGCCGGCCGGGGTGGCGGTGGTCAGCACCAAGCCCGGCGGCGCGGCCGACAAGGCGGGCCTGCGCGCCGGCGACATCATCACCAAGCTGGGCGACCGGTCCATCACGACCATCACCTCCCTCTCGGTGGCGCTGGCGGCGGACCAGCCGGGCCGGCGGACGACGGTGACGTACCAGAGGAACGGCACCGAGAAGACGGCGGACGTGACGCTGGGCGCCCAGTGA
- a CDS encoding bifunctional adenosylcobinamide kinase/adenosylcobinamide-phosphate guanylyltransferase, producing MEVTLLGTGAPAGLPRPDCPCAACATALGPDARAATAVLVDGALLLDLTPGAAFAAARVGHSLGGVRQVLLSHPHDGPAVEVPAGLPQPGRVPDGRELALLTGHRVRAVAMDAGGTGYAVTGPDGQRLLYLPPGGAPAGLEEARAESYHMVLADVAGRPDALARLRAVGSVGPTTDVIAVHLDHDVPPGPELRRRLAAAGARAVPDGTTLTVGVYEDVPDVPRRTLVLGGARSGKSVEAERRLESFPDVLYVATGGSRGGDTEWAARVAAHRERRPGSWRTTETTDLIPLLGQDGPPLLIDCLSLWLTDAMDAVGAWDDAEWADGGEKLLRERVRELTSAVRATRRTVVAVSNEVGSGIVPATASGRRYRDELGRLNSAFGAECEQVLLVVAGQALVLRG from the coding sequence GTGGAAGTGACTCTGCTCGGTACCGGCGCCCCGGCCGGACTGCCCCGCCCCGACTGCCCCTGTGCCGCCTGCGCGACCGCGCTCGGGCCGGACGCGCGGGCGGCGACCGCCGTGCTGGTGGACGGGGCGCTGCTGCTCGATCTGACGCCGGGCGCGGCGTTCGCGGCGGCCCGGGTCGGGCATTCGCTGGGCGGGGTGAGGCAGGTGCTGCTGTCGCATCCGCACGACGGCCCGGCGGTGGAGGTGCCGGCCGGGCTGCCGCAGCCCGGGCGGGTGCCGGACGGGCGGGAGTTGGCGCTGCTGACGGGGCATCGGGTGCGGGCGGTCGCGATGGACGCGGGCGGCACCGGGTACGCGGTGACGGGCCCGGACGGGCAGCGGCTGCTGTATCTGCCGCCGGGCGGGGCGCCGGCGGGTCTGGAGGAGGCGCGGGCGGAGTCGTACCACATGGTCCTCGCGGACGTGGCGGGCCGCCCGGACGCGCTGGCGCGGCTGCGCGCGGTGGGTTCGGTCGGCCCCACGACGGACGTGATCGCCGTCCACCTCGACCACGACGTCCCGCCGGGCCCGGAGTTGCGGCGCCGGCTGGCGGCGGCCGGGGCGCGGGCGGTGCCGGACGGTACGACACTGACGGTCGGGGTGTACGAGGACGTGCCGGACGTGCCGCGCCGCACACTGGTGCTGGGCGGGGCGCGCTCGGGCAAGTCCGTGGAGGCCGAGCGGCGCCTGGAGTCCTTCCCGGACGTGCTGTACGTGGCGACCGGCGGGTCGCGCGGCGGGGACACCGAGTGGGCGGCGCGGGTGGCCGCGCACCGGGAGCGGCGGCCGGGTTCGTGGCGTACGACGGAGACGACGGACCTGATCCCGCTGCTGGGCCAGGACGGGCCGCCGCTGCTGATCGACTGCCTGTCGCTGTGGCTGACGGACGCCATGGACGCCGTGGGGGCGTGGGACGACGCGGAGTGGGCGGACGGCGGCGAGAAGCTGCTGCGGGAGCGGGTGCGGGAACTGACGTCCGCTGTGCGCGCCACCCGGCGGACGGTGGTGGCGGTGTCGAACGAGGTGGGGTCGGGGATCGTCCCGGCGACCGCGTCCGGGCGGCGGTACCGGGATGAACTGGGGCGGCTGAACTCGGCGTTCGGGGCGGAGTGCGAGCAGGTGCTGCTGGTGGTGGCGGGGCAGGCGCTGGTGCTGCGGGGGTGA